One segment of Theobroma cacao cultivar B97-61/B2 chromosome 9, Criollo_cocoa_genome_V2, whole genome shotgun sequence DNA contains the following:
- the LOC18587967 gene encoding carotenoid 9,10(9',10')-cleavage dioxygenase 1 isoform X1: MAASFVAFQVHCSAQKPPISLNSGHFKTFLSSTIFKLPLRINVLKAIKKTSVKLLDAFVDSVFEFIDQPLLPSQSNFAPIDELKEAVLVTSIDGEIPDGFPEGVYLRIGPNPLFGGLKSTKSVFGRSSHMWVEGEGMVHALYLGKGVEGNWTVCYNNRHVETETFKLEKQRNKPSFLPAAEGDSPAIVCAYLLNMLRFGQVNKYLSNTNVIEHSGKLYTIAENHLPQEIDILTLKALDMWDVNGAWNLPFTSHPKKAPGTGELVTFGISATKPYAELGVISADGKELVHRVDLKLNRCPLSHEILVTQRYNVFLDYALTVDLGRLLLGGSLIKYDKEGYARMGVMHRYGDADSIQWFEVKPNCTFHFINSFEDGDEVVIRGCRALESVIPGPDQGMNKFEWFSRKFRPIESTEGSLDAMSEDQLVFPRPYEWRLNMRTGHVKERNLAGTQFSMDFPVINGAYTGLKNKYGYAQVRDCTASSSSGMAKYGGLVKLSFEEPNTGISSRQRQVEGLTKGEYHMFKENTFCTGAAFVPKEGGVEEDDGWIITFVHNEDTNISQVYIIDTRNFSGEPVAKITLPCRVPYGFHGAYIPMQLHENLTRMVPHT; the protein is encoded by the exons CTTCCCTTGCGAATCAACGTCTTGAAAGCCATTAAGAAAACTTCTGTCAAGTTACTGGATGCGTTTGTTGATTCTGTATTCGAGTTTATTGATCAGCCATTGCTCCCATCTCAG AGTAATTTTGCACCAATAGATGAACTGAAAGAAGCTGTTCTTGTCACAAGCATCGATGGTGAAATTCCGGATGGTTTTCCCGAGGGTGTCTACTTAAGAATTG GGCCAAACCCGCTTTTTGGTGGattaaaatcaacaaaatctGTATTTGGGAGGTCAAGTCACATGTGGGTAGAAGGAGAAGGAATGGTTCATGCTTTGTATTTAGGCAAAGGCGTTGAAGGGAACTGGACTGTCTGTTATAACAACAGACATGTTGAAACTGAGACATTCAAGCTGGAAAAACAACGAAACAAACCGTCTTTTCTTCCCGCTGCGGAAGGGGATTCACCAGCTATTGTGTGTGCTTATCTACTTAATATG CTGAGATTTGGCCAAGTTAACAAATACCTAAGCAACACTAACGTTATTGAGCATTCGGGGAAGCTTTACACAATTGCAGAAAATCACTTGCCTCAAGAGATTGACATCTTAACGCTTAAAGCTTTAGATATGTGGGATGTTAATGGAGCTTGGAACCTTCCATTTACCTCGCATCCTAAG AAAGCTCCAGGGACAGGGGAGCTAGTTACCTTTGGGATTAGTGCAACTAAACCTTATGCTGAACTAGGAGTAATTTCTG CTGATGGAAAGGAACTGGTTCACCGAGTGGATCTCAAACTAAATAGGTGCCCCCTTAGCCATGAAATTTTAGTCACCCAGAG GTACAATGTATTCTTGGACTACGCACTAACTGTAGATTTAGGCAGACTTCTTCTTGGTGGCTC attaataaaatatgaCAAGGAAGGATATGCTAGGATGGGTGTAATGCACCGGTATGGGGATGCAGATTCAATCCAGTGGTTTGAAGTGAAACCAAATTGCAcatttcatttcatcaattCTTTTGAGGATGGTGATGAG GTTGTGATTCGAGGGTGTAGAGCCCTCGAATCAGTCATTCCAGGACCTGATCAGGGTATGAACAAATTCGAGTGGTTTTCCAGAAAATTCAGGCCTATAGAATCAACTGAAGGAAGTCTTGATGCAATGTCAGAAGATCAATTAGTGTTTCCTCGTCCTTATGAGTGGCGGCTGAACATGCGAACTGGACATGTAAAGGAGAGAAATCTCGCAGGGACTCAGTTCTCCATGGATTTTCCTGTGATCAATGGAGCTTATACAGGTTTGAAAAACAAATACGGCTATGCCCAAGTGCGAGATTGTACTGCAAGTTCTAGTTCAG gCATGGCAAAGTACGGAGGCCTTGTCAAGCTGTCATTTGAAGAGCCAAATACAGGGATTTCTTCG AGACAGAGGCAAGTAGAAGGGCTAACAAAGGGGGAATACCATATGTTCAAGGAAAACACTTTCTGCACCGGAGCCGCCTTTGTCCCTAAAGAAGGAGGTGTTGAAGAAGACGATGGCTGGATCATCACATTTGTTCACAATGAAGATACAAACATATCTCAA GTTTACATAATTGACACAAGGAACTTCTCTGGTGAGCCTGTTGCCAAAATTACATTGCCATGCAGAGTTCCGTATGGTTTCCATGGAGCTTATATCCCAATGCAATTGCATGAAAATCTCACTAGGATGGTTCCCCACACCTGA
- the LOC18587967 gene encoding carotenoid 9,10(9',10')-cleavage dioxygenase 1 isoform X2, which translates to MAASFVAFQVHCSAQKPPISLNSGHFKTFLSSTIFKLPLRINVLKAIKKTSVKLLDAFVDSVFEFIDQPLLPSQSNFAPIDELKEAVLVTSIDGEIPDGFPEGVYLRIGPNPLFGGLKSTKSVFGRSSHMWVEGEGMVHALYLGKGVEGNWTVCYNNRHVETETFKLEKQRNKPSFLPAAEGDSPAIVCAYLLNMLRFGQVNKYLSNTNVIEHSGKLYTIAENHLPQEIDILTLKALDMWDVNGAWNLPFTSHPKKAPGTGELVTFGISATKPYAELGVISADGKELVHRVDLKLNRCPLSHEILVTQRYNVFLDYALTVDLGRLLLGGSLIKYDKEGYARMGVMHRYGDADSIQWFEVKPNCTFHFINSFEDGDEVVIRGCRALESVIPGPDQGMNKFEWFSRKFRPIESTEGSLDAMSEDQLVFPRPYEWRLNMRTGHVKERNLAGTQFSMDFPVINGAYTGLKNKYGYAQVRDCTASSSSGMAKYGGLVKLSFEEPNTGISSRQVEGLTKGEYHMFKENTFCTGAAFVPKEGGVEEDDGWIITFVHNEDTNISQVYIIDTRNFSGEPVAKITLPCRVPYGFHGAYIPMQLHENLTRMVPHT; encoded by the exons CTTCCCTTGCGAATCAACGTCTTGAAAGCCATTAAGAAAACTTCTGTCAAGTTACTGGATGCGTTTGTTGATTCTGTATTCGAGTTTATTGATCAGCCATTGCTCCCATCTCAG AGTAATTTTGCACCAATAGATGAACTGAAAGAAGCTGTTCTTGTCACAAGCATCGATGGTGAAATTCCGGATGGTTTTCCCGAGGGTGTCTACTTAAGAATTG GGCCAAACCCGCTTTTTGGTGGattaaaatcaacaaaatctGTATTTGGGAGGTCAAGTCACATGTGGGTAGAAGGAGAAGGAATGGTTCATGCTTTGTATTTAGGCAAAGGCGTTGAAGGGAACTGGACTGTCTGTTATAACAACAGACATGTTGAAACTGAGACATTCAAGCTGGAAAAACAACGAAACAAACCGTCTTTTCTTCCCGCTGCGGAAGGGGATTCACCAGCTATTGTGTGTGCTTATCTACTTAATATG CTGAGATTTGGCCAAGTTAACAAATACCTAAGCAACACTAACGTTATTGAGCATTCGGGGAAGCTTTACACAATTGCAGAAAATCACTTGCCTCAAGAGATTGACATCTTAACGCTTAAAGCTTTAGATATGTGGGATGTTAATGGAGCTTGGAACCTTCCATTTACCTCGCATCCTAAG AAAGCTCCAGGGACAGGGGAGCTAGTTACCTTTGGGATTAGTGCAACTAAACCTTATGCTGAACTAGGAGTAATTTCTG CTGATGGAAAGGAACTGGTTCACCGAGTGGATCTCAAACTAAATAGGTGCCCCCTTAGCCATGAAATTTTAGTCACCCAGAG GTACAATGTATTCTTGGACTACGCACTAACTGTAGATTTAGGCAGACTTCTTCTTGGTGGCTC attaataaaatatgaCAAGGAAGGATATGCTAGGATGGGTGTAATGCACCGGTATGGGGATGCAGATTCAATCCAGTGGTTTGAAGTGAAACCAAATTGCAcatttcatttcatcaattCTTTTGAGGATGGTGATGAG GTTGTGATTCGAGGGTGTAGAGCCCTCGAATCAGTCATTCCAGGACCTGATCAGGGTATGAACAAATTCGAGTGGTTTTCCAGAAAATTCAGGCCTATAGAATCAACTGAAGGAAGTCTTGATGCAATGTCAGAAGATCAATTAGTGTTTCCTCGTCCTTATGAGTGGCGGCTGAACATGCGAACTGGACATGTAAAGGAGAGAAATCTCGCAGGGACTCAGTTCTCCATGGATTTTCCTGTGATCAATGGAGCTTATACAGGTTTGAAAAACAAATACGGCTATGCCCAAGTGCGAGATTGTACTGCAAGTTCTAGTTCAG gCATGGCAAAGTACGGAGGCCTTGTCAAGCTGTCATTTGAAGAGCCAAATACAGGGATTTCTTCG AGGCAAGTAGAAGGGCTAACAAAGGGGGAATACCATATGTTCAAGGAAAACACTTTCTGCACCGGAGCCGCCTTTGTCCCTAAAGAAGGAGGTGTTGAAGAAGACGATGGCTGGATCATCACATTTGTTCACAATGAAGATACAAACATATCTCAA GTTTACATAATTGACACAAGGAACTTCTCTGGTGAGCCTGTTGCCAAAATTACATTGCCATGCAGAGTTCCGTATGGTTTCCATGGAGCTTATATCCCAATGCAATTGCATGAAAATCTCACTAGGATGGTTCCCCACACCTGA